One region of Streptomyces subrutilus genomic DNA includes:
- the xdhC gene encoding xanthine dehydrogenase accessory protein XdhC, with the protein MTWVAAVARLRARREAGVLVTVATVRGHAPRDAGAKLVVGRTETWGSIGGGNVEAVAIDRAREMIAAANPEPPELIDFALTDKVANRHGVQCCGGTVSVLLEALPVVPAVAIFGVGHVGLELARVLARQDLDLHLIDTRADVLAEQRLGVLADAVAQVRVHHTPLLPEEVLEELPRGTHVLIMTHDHAEDAALCDAALRTTHLGSIGLIGSAAKWVRFRKRLAGEGGHDEAALARIKTPIGLADLTGKEPATIAVSVAADVLRTLEAGAY; encoded by the coding sequence ATGACGTGGGTCGCGGCGGTCGCGCGGTTGCGGGCCCGGCGGGAGGCCGGCGTGCTGGTGACCGTCGCGACCGTGCGCGGCCACGCCCCGCGCGACGCCGGCGCGAAACTCGTTGTCGGGCGGACCGAGACGTGGGGCTCGATCGGCGGCGGCAATGTCGAGGCCGTCGCGATCGACCGGGCCCGGGAGATGATCGCCGCGGCCAACCCGGAGCCGCCGGAGCTGATCGATTTCGCCCTGACCGACAAGGTGGCCAACCGGCACGGTGTGCAGTGCTGCGGCGGCACGGTCTCGGTGCTGCTCGAAGCGCTGCCGGTGGTGCCGGCGGTGGCGATCTTCGGTGTGGGGCACGTCGGACTGGAGCTGGCGCGCGTCCTGGCACGTCAGGACCTCGACCTCCATCTGATCGACACCCGGGCGGACGTCCTCGCCGAGCAGCGGCTCGGCGTGCTGGCCGACGCGGTGGCGCAGGTGCGCGTCCATCACACGCCGCTGCTGCCCGAGGAGGTGCTGGAGGAGCTGCCGCGCGGCACCCACGTCCTGATCATGACCCATGACCACGCCGAGGACGCCGCGCTCTGCGACGCCGCCCTGCGCACGACCCACCTGGGCTCCATCGGGCTGATCGGGTCGGCGGCCAAGTGGGTGCGGTTCCGCAAGCGCCTCGCCGGCGAGGGCGGCCACGACGAGGCGGCCCTCGCCCGGATCAAGACCCCGATCGGACTGGCCGACCTCACCGGCAAGGAACCCGCGACCATCGCCGTGAGCGTCGCCGCCGATGTGCTGCGCACCCTCGAGGCCGGGGCGTACTGA
- a CDS encoding SpoIIE family protein phosphatase encodes MRAMESNQDYPFAVTNTAAALLDGAGTITAWTPAAEALLERRPADVCGRPARDLLADPGSWEAVLAQGGRGGQREGWEGRATLRHGSGRELAVGFRVIPLVHGPHGGAARCLVLGAPLELVARWRQDHAFTHELFLQGRVGLAVFDADLRLLRTNTHLLPYTGVPVDLNGRRLADFLWAEDAGIIEDRLREVLRSGNPLIGFNTTTRTLDDPRGGRVVTVQAFRLQEPDGHPMGVATVFTDVTDHERSRGRLDLLYRATGALGGSLSVLRTVEDLVGVLAPSFGDCAAVDLADTVLTGGEPPAEGHHAAPLVRMAVAGADADALGTGTAHFADPLAAAVSRPAATGSDVAGPGVAGPGEPGPAGPRTRECRGELVTGLDTRPAGPGGDAAPEWAAALPGAHSAMTAPLCARGIRFGMLTLWRTGDTAPLEEDDLALLEEIAARAAVAVDNARRYTKERRTAVGLQRSLLPPATAETPALEAAGLYLPADSDSGVGGDWFDVIPLSSARVALVVGDVAGHGLHATAMMGRLRSAVRAMADLELEPEELLAHVDDMVLQVVAEAESDDSEDGDAGPPVPGGPVGATCLYAVYDPVTRHCVMASAGHPPPAVVGPDGTVEYVDLSPGPPLGVGGWPFEPVERELPAGSVLALYTDGLIERGEGDIDEGMQDLADRLLRADVLGRPLRQARHDIVEGMPPGRLRDDVTLLLARTRVVDADALATWQLDTEPAVVGDARHLVLDQLTAWDLDELAFSTELIVSELVTNAIRHAGGPVRLRLIRTDTLTCEVSDSSNTQPRMRRARNSEEGGRGLYIVAQLSHRWGSRYTVGGKTVWSEQSLPPA; translated from the coding sequence ATGCGCGCCATGGAGAGCAACCAGGACTATCCCTTCGCTGTCACCAACACGGCCGCGGCACTGCTGGACGGCGCCGGGACGATCACCGCCTGGACACCGGCGGCCGAAGCCCTCCTGGAGCGCCGGCCCGCGGACGTGTGCGGCCGGCCGGCACGGGACCTCCTGGCCGACCCGGGCAGCTGGGAGGCGGTGCTCGCCCAGGGCGGGCGCGGCGGGCAGCGGGAGGGGTGGGAGGGCCGGGCCACGCTGCGGCACGGCTCGGGACGGGAACTGGCGGTCGGCTTCCGCGTCATCCCGCTGGTCCACGGCCCGCACGGGGGCGCGGCCCGCTGCCTCGTGCTCGGCGCCCCCTTGGAGCTGGTCGCCCGCTGGCGGCAGGACCACGCCTTCACCCATGAACTGTTCCTGCAGGGGCGCGTGGGCCTGGCCGTCTTCGACGCGGACCTGCGCCTGCTGCGGACGAACACGCACCTGCTGCCGTACACCGGGGTGCCCGTCGACCTGAACGGCCGGCGCCTGGCCGACTTCCTGTGGGCCGAGGACGCGGGGATCATCGAGGACCGACTGCGGGAGGTCCTGCGCAGCGGGAACCCCCTGATCGGCTTCAACACCACCACGCGCACCCTGGACGACCCGAGGGGCGGCCGGGTCGTGACCGTCCAGGCGTTCCGGCTGCAGGAGCCCGACGGGCATCCGATGGGCGTGGCGACGGTGTTCACCGACGTCACCGACCACGAGCGCTCGCGCGGGCGCCTGGACCTGCTCTACCGGGCGACCGGCGCGCTGGGCGGTTCGCTGTCGGTGCTCCGCACCGTCGAGGACCTGGTCGGGGTCCTGGCGCCCTCGTTCGGCGACTGCGCCGCGGTGGATCTGGCGGATACCGTCCTGACCGGCGGTGAACCTCCCGCCGAGGGGCACCACGCGGCGCCCCTGGTCCGGATGGCCGTCGCCGGAGCGGACGCGGACGCGCTGGGGACCGGTACGGCCCACTTCGCGGATCCTCTCGCCGCGGCCGTGTCCCGCCCGGCCGCGACCGGGTCGGATGTCGCGGGGCCGGGCGTGGCCGGGCCGGGCGAGCCCGGGCCGGCGGGGCCCAGGACGCGGGAGTGCCGGGGTGAGCTGGTCACCGGCCTCGACACGCGGCCCGCGGGGCCCGGCGGCGACGCGGCCCCGGAGTGGGCCGCCGCCCTCCCGGGCGCGCATTCGGCGATGACGGCGCCGCTGTGCGCCCGCGGCATCCGGTTCGGCATGCTCACGCTCTGGCGCACCGGGGACACCGCCCCGCTGGAGGAGGACGACCTGGCGCTCCTGGAGGAGATCGCCGCCCGGGCGGCCGTCGCCGTGGACAACGCGCGGCGGTACACCAAGGAGCGCCGCACCGCCGTGGGCCTGCAGCGCAGCCTGCTGCCGCCGGCCACCGCGGAAACGCCCGCGCTGGAAGCCGCCGGCCTCTACCTGCCCGCCGACTCCGACAGCGGCGTGGGGGGCGACTGGTTCGACGTCATCCCCCTGTCCTCGGCCCGCGTCGCCCTGGTGGTCGGGGACGTCGCCGGCCACGGCCTGCACGCCACGGCCATGATGGGCCGCCTGCGCAGCGCCGTACGCGCGATGGCGGACCTGGAACTGGAACCCGAGGAACTGCTGGCGCACGTGGACGACATGGTCCTGCAGGTCGTCGCCGAGGCCGAGAGCGACGACTCGGAGGACGGTGACGCGGGCCCGCCCGTGCCCGGCGGGCCGGTCGGAGCCACCTGCCTGTACGCCGTCTACGACCCGGTCACCCGGCACTGCGTCATGGCGAGCGCCGGACACCCGCCGCCGGCCGTGGTCGGCCCGGACGGGACCGTGGAGTACGTGGACCTGAGCCCGGGCCCGCCCCTGGGGGTCGGCGGCTGGCCCTTCGAGCCGGTCGAACGCGAACTGCCGGCGGGCAGCGTCCTCGCCCTGTACACCGACGGCCTGATCGAGCGCGGAGAGGGCGACATCGACGAGGGCATGCAGGACCTGGCCGACCGGCTGCTGCGCGCGGACGTACTCGGCCGGCCGCTGCGCCAGGCCCGGCACGACATCGTGGAGGGGATGCCGCCGGGCCGGCTGAGGGACGACGTCACCCTGCTGCTGGCCCGTACCCGGGTGGTGGACGCCGACGCCCTCGCGACGTGGCAGCTCGACACCGAGCCGGCGGTCGTGGGCGACGCCCGCCATCTCGTCCTGGACCAGCTGACCGCCTGGGACCTCGACGAGCTCGCCTTCAGCACCGAGCTCATCGTCAGCGAGCTGGTCACCAACGCCATCCGCCACGCCGGTGGCCCGGTCCGGCTCCGGCTGATCCGGACGGACACCCTGACCTGCGAGGTCTCCGACTCCAGCAACACCCAGCCGAGGATGCGGCGGGCGCGGAACTCGGAGGAGGGCGGCCGCGGCCTGTACATCGTCGCGCAGCTCTCGCACCGCTGGGGCAGCCGCTACACCGTGGGGGGCAAGACCGTCTGGTCCGAGCAGAGCCTGCCCCCCGCCTGA
- a CDS encoding xanthine dehydrogenase small subunit: protein MAAARITVNGRETPISPAAPHTTTLDFLRERGLTGTKEGCAEGECGACAVLVARPGVNKPTDWVAVNACLVPVAALDGQEVVTSEGFATPGEPGTPPTLHPVQQEMAVRGGSQCGYCTPGFICSMAAEYYRPDRCAHTDADSDSGTADGADAEHGPNGFDLHALSGNLCRCTGYRPIRDAAFAVGTPTDEDPLARRREQSPPAPAATAYTRDDSAFLRRSTLAETLRLLRERPDAVVVAGSTDWGVEVNIRSRRARCVVAVDRLPELRELHMASDHIEIGAALTLTEIERRLDGEVPLLAELFPQFASRLIRNGATLGGNLGTGSPIGDSAPALLALEASVVLADADGEREVPLRDYFTGYRQSVRRPGELIRAVRIPLPTAPVAAFHKIAKRRFDDISSVAVAFALDIEDGIVRTARIGLGGVAATPVRALATEAALEGRPWAAQTVEAAALVLRTEGTPMDDHRASAGYRCAMLGQSLLKLHAHTTEAVSS, encoded by the coding sequence ATGGCAGCGGCGAGGATCACGGTCAACGGAAGAGAAACACCGATCTCCCCGGCTGCGCCCCACACCACCACGCTGGACTTCCTCCGCGAGCGCGGCCTCACCGGCACCAAGGAGGGCTGTGCCGAGGGTGAATGCGGCGCCTGTGCGGTCCTGGTGGCCCGCCCCGGAGTGAACAAGCCCACCGACTGGGTGGCGGTCAACGCCTGCCTGGTCCCCGTCGCGGCGCTCGACGGCCAGGAGGTCGTCACCTCCGAAGGCTTCGCCACCCCCGGCGAACCCGGCACTCCGCCCACCCTGCACCCGGTGCAGCAGGAGATGGCGGTCCGCGGCGGTTCCCAATGCGGCTACTGCACCCCCGGGTTCATCTGCAGCATGGCCGCCGAGTACTACCGCCCCGACCGCTGCGCGCACACGGACGCCGACTCGGACTCCGGCACGGCGGACGGCGCCGACGCCGAGCACGGCCCGAACGGCTTCGACCTGCACGCGCTGAGCGGGAACCTGTGCCGCTGCACCGGGTACCGCCCGATTCGCGATGCCGCGTTCGCCGTCGGCACGCCCACCGACGAGGACCCGCTCGCACGCCGGCGCGAGCAGTCCCCGCCCGCGCCGGCCGCCACCGCGTACACCCGGGACGACAGCGCATTCCTGCGCAGGAGCACCCTGGCCGAGACGCTGCGGCTGCTGCGCGAGCGGCCCGACGCCGTGGTGGTCGCCGGCTCCACCGACTGGGGAGTGGAGGTCAACATCCGTTCCCGCCGGGCGCGTTGCGTGGTCGCCGTCGACCGGCTGCCCGAACTGCGGGAGCTGCACATGGCCTCTGACCACATCGAGATCGGGGCGGCGCTGACGCTCACCGAGATCGAACGCCGCCTCGACGGCGAAGTCCCGCTGCTGGCCGAGCTGTTCCCGCAGTTCGCGTCGCGGCTGATCCGCAACGGCGCCACCCTCGGCGGCAACCTGGGCACCGGCTCCCCCATCGGTGACAGCGCGCCCGCCCTGCTCGCGCTGGAGGCATCGGTGGTGCTCGCCGACGCCGACGGAGAGCGCGAGGTCCCCCTCCGCGACTACTTCACCGGCTACCGGCAGAGCGTGCGCCGTCCCGGCGAGCTGATCCGCGCGGTGCGCATCCCGCTGCCGACGGCGCCGGTCGCGGCCTTCCACAAGATCGCCAAGCGGCGCTTCGACGACATCTCCAGCGTCGCGGTCGCCTTCGCGCTCGACATCGAGGACGGGATCGTCCGCACGGCGCGCATCGGTCTGGGCGGCGTGGCCGCCACCCCGGTCCGCGCCCTGGCCACCGAGGCCGCCCTGGAGGGCAGGCCGTGGGCGGCGCAGACCGTCGAGGCCGCGGCCCTGGTCCTGCGGACCGAGGGCACGCCGATGGACGACCACCGCGCCAGCGCCGGCTACCGCTGCGCGATGCTCGGCCAGAGCCTGCTGAAGCTGCACGCGCACACCACCGAGGCGGTCTCGTCATGA
- the xdhB gene encoding xanthine dehydrogenase molybdopterin binding subunit gives MSHLSARPENPAVGVSVPHESASLHVTGAALYTDDLVHRTKDVLHAHPVQVMKAHGTITALRTGPALAVPGVVRVLTGADVPGVNDAGMKHDEPLFPDEVMFHGHAVAWVLAETLEAARLGAAAVEVELDEKPSLVTLREAMAANSFHGARPVMLAGDVDAGFADSAHVFTGEFQFADQEHFYLETHAALAHVDENGQMFVQSSTQHPSETQEIVAHVLGLHSHEVTVQCLRMGGGFGGKEMQPHGFAAVAALGALLTGRPVRVRLNRTQDLTMSGKRHGFHATWKIGFDTEGRIQALDATLTADGGWSLDLSEPVVARALCHIDNTYWIPHARVAGRIARTNKVSNTAFRGFGGPQGMLVIEDIMGRCAPLLGLDPMELRARNFYRQGQTTPYGQPVAHPERIATVWQQVQDDAAIADRKREIAAFNAAHPHTKRGLALTGIKFGISFNLTAFNQAGALVLVYKDGSVLINHGGTEMGQGLHTKMLQVAATTLGIPLHKVRLAPTRTDKVPNTSATAASAGADLNGAAVKNACEQIRERLLQVAGTRLGANASDVRLVEGVARVLGGDEELAWDDLVRTAYFQRVQLSAAGFYRTEGLHWDAKAFQGSPFKYFSYGAAAAEVEVDGFTGAYRIRRVDIVHDVGDSLSPMIDIGQVEGGFVQGAGWLTLEDLRWDSGDGPDRGRLLTQAASTYKLPSFSEMPEEFNVRLLENATEEGAVYGSKAVGEPPLMLAFSVREALRQAAAAFGPSGVSVELASPATPEAVYWAIEAARQGAASRAGEVRAGARALSGA, from the coding sequence ATGAGCCATCTGTCCGCACGCCCCGAGAACCCCGCCGTCGGTGTCTCCGTGCCGCACGAGAGCGCGTCCCTGCACGTCACCGGCGCGGCGCTCTACACCGACGACCTGGTCCACCGCACCAAGGACGTCCTGCACGCCCACCCCGTCCAGGTCATGAAGGCCCACGGCACGATCACCGCGCTGCGCACCGGGCCCGCGCTCGCCGTGCCCGGCGTGGTCCGCGTACTGACGGGTGCCGACGTACCCGGCGTCAACGATGCCGGGATGAAGCACGACGAGCCGCTCTTCCCCGACGAGGTCATGTTCCACGGCCACGCCGTCGCCTGGGTGCTCGCCGAGACCCTGGAGGCGGCCCGGCTCGGCGCGGCGGCCGTCGAGGTGGAACTCGACGAGAAGCCGTCCCTGGTCACGCTGCGGGAGGCGATGGCGGCGAACAGTTTCCACGGTGCCCGGCCCGTGATGCTGGCCGGCGACGTCGACGCCGGATTCGCCGACTCCGCACACGTGTTCACCGGCGAGTTCCAGTTCGCCGACCAGGAGCACTTCTACCTCGAGACGCACGCGGCGCTGGCCCACGTCGACGAGAACGGGCAGATGTTCGTCCAGAGCAGCACCCAGCACCCCTCGGAGACGCAGGAGATCGTGGCGCACGTGCTCGGCCTGCACAGCCACGAGGTGACCGTGCAGTGCCTGCGGATGGGCGGCGGCTTCGGCGGCAAGGAGATGCAGCCGCACGGGTTCGCGGCCGTCGCCGCGCTCGGCGCCCTGCTGACCGGCCGGCCGGTCCGGGTACGGCTCAACCGGACCCAGGACCTGACCATGTCGGGCAAGCGCCACGGGTTCCACGCCACATGGAAGATCGGCTTCGACACCGAGGGCCGCATCCAGGCCCTGGACGCCACCCTGACCGCGGACGGCGGCTGGAGCCTGGACCTGTCCGAGCCGGTCGTGGCCCGCGCGCTGTGCCACATCGACAACACCTACTGGATCCCCCACGCCCGTGTCGCCGGCCGCATCGCCAGGACCAACAAGGTCTCCAACACCGCCTTCCGCGGCTTCGGCGGACCGCAGGGCATGCTGGTGATCGAGGACATCATGGGCCGGTGCGCACCGCTGCTCGGCCTGGATCCGATGGAGCTGCGCGCACGCAACTTCTACCGGCAGGGCCAGACGACGCCCTACGGACAGCCGGTCGCCCACCCCGAACGGATCGCCACCGTCTGGCAGCAGGTCCAGGACGACGCCGCCATCGCCGACCGCAAGCGCGAGATCGCCGCGTTCAACGCCGCGCACCCGCACACCAAGCGGGGGCTCGCGCTCACCGGGATCAAGTTCGGCATCTCGTTCAACCTCACCGCCTTCAACCAGGCCGGCGCCCTGGTGCTGGTCTACAAGGACGGCTCCGTCCTGATCAACCACGGCGGCACCGAGATGGGGCAGGGCCTGCACACGAAGATGCTGCAGGTGGCCGCGACCACCCTCGGCATTCCGCTGCACAAGGTGCGGCTGGCCCCCACGCGCACCGACAAGGTGCCCAACACCTCCGCCACCGCGGCCAGTGCCGGGGCGGACCTCAACGGCGCCGCGGTGAAGAACGCCTGCGAGCAGATCCGCGAGCGGCTGCTCCAGGTGGCCGGCACCCGGCTCGGGGCGAACGCCTCGGACGTGCGCCTCGTGGAGGGCGTCGCGCGCGTCCTCGGCGGCGACGAGGAGCTGGCCTGGGACGACCTGGTGCGCACCGCGTACTTCCAGCGGGTCCAGCTGTCGGCGGCCGGCTTCTACCGGACCGAGGGACTGCACTGGGACGCGAAGGCCTTCCAGGGCTCCCCGTTCAAGTACTTCTCCTACGGCGCCGCCGCGGCCGAGGTGGAGGTGGACGGCTTCACCGGCGCGTACCGGATCCGGCGGGTGGACATCGTGCACGACGTCGGCGACAGCCTCTCCCCGATGATCGACATCGGCCAGGTCGAGGGCGGCTTCGTGCAGGGCGCCGGGTGGCTGACGCTCGAGGACCTGCGGTGGGACTCCGGCGACGGGCCGGACCGCGGCCGGCTGCTGACCCAGGCGGCGAGCACCTACAAGCTGCCGAGCTTCTCGGAGATGCCCGAGGAGTTCAACGTCAGGCTGCTGGAGAACGCCACCGAGGAGGGCGCGGTCTACGGGTCGAAGGCGGTGGGCGAGCCTCCGCTGATGCTGGCGTTCTCGGTGCGCGAGGCGCTGCGGCAGGCCGCCGCCGCGTTCGGGCCGAGCGGGGTCAGTGTGGAGCTGGCCTCGCCCGCGACGCCGGAGGCGGTGTACTGGGCGATCGAGGCGGCGCGCCAGGGCGCTGCCTCCCGGGCGGGCGAGGTCCGCGCCGGGGCGCGAGCGCTGAGCGGTGCCTGA